Proteins found in one Zea mays cultivar B73 chromosome 1, Zm-B73-REFERENCE-NAM-5.0, whole genome shotgun sequence genomic segment:
- the LOC100502213 gene encoding uncharacterized protein LOC100502213 produces MTGSKPAPAASQNPSAVPHRRPPPPPPPPPPPPVTAVARVREEGELSSGADDDETLQTQLGAASILGKFVEAGSQVPSASLLGKGSNTLIVSNALNHKASAPSYKKIMRVNQGQFKPGTNRNLSWQKPVSSDNLLITFSDDDSGADSGKTGRDKVRKASSQGTQRTGNSMQTRIMREEVSQQKNLGSKVGPAHLPAFPFTHRNVGAGRASGNTFFRKELPVRQVNPLKSKQKVQNGVGVHSEDHRLEILRHKIAAKENELKGQKRPLSAVATKNADFSSNQPRLPSEKIRLEASSIGEYSRFNSLSEHSGGPNKRLKLNQQYNQFCSDLTPLAPIGSISGKTNVQSSEVTNRSENGITMNLNVNETDTTDTTELADQIQQGGATKSLRHHKDSGGAENHVMLESHDGLAAQPPFTDTQTIPEDTSALAPVTSAQARQQVLAVGTSPVLDGTPQLQPGKENDECLNSSGQIGVETQNTILFSLLEMEELQDKELEDAQEHRQKCEAEEREALRAYRKAQRALLEANERCAILRRKREICSSQVHGLIAENSSLVQSLSIRNPEDGLAMPSLLNSQIHAVSQIPENQGGRHRLCPEEPSQQQIDKHEDEARPHYCDKLAASTADPSSVSAVNADSILSDYMEDDLLFPTRQARSECALDVENQMEETIHVYAEENRQVSGDGGEDYELLEASLRSRLVERFGKKSCLNGTIDEGTEGLAVGKVAAEHGKQSAYVGHQLQEAEQNIMTTTLEGTMELENDGAEKTVGLSNSCSGPSMGNCDPEDNISSLKELCMPLVMDSLIFPSSAPLNAARQIKRAFPGICKELSDYKNDHLTSDAVSEVTGSVQDMIHDLVGENMKMLPTTQNDNNMVHSVIDPFWPFCMFELRGKCNDEECQWQHFEHHDWRKLELTKHSMISVSGQIPYGLSQYILPVPVYRVGSNLIKADLNLTQSVLASSLWQYWQRGFCASFPLPLSVQRVLPSDAPFFQAGDGRIADFDRNRQLLKFRMLDSRKNKIVQGSVDIEFFLEAALDLYCGKVNKPDRIKALSFLARSIEADPSTVILWVFYLHIYYQKDEGLGKDDMFSDAVQHNVYSYELWLMYINSRLRVDDRLDAYNDALSMLCQMTAETDKDLQERSAFILDIFLQMIYFLCMSGNIDKAVSRIIGILPTAMPDNSGDKLLADVISCLTMSDRCIFWISCLYVLIYRNLPEEIIDQLEFQKALPRALIWPSIDPSVDNRDKITDLLNFAACKMAEDISECVKNGDPSYLMLSQFLAVNHISCLAAIGGLKSSVDMLVTYMKEYPMCPQILLISARLDRKHGTCPGLKSFDELILNWPKEAQGIQYMWNQYVEHALATDAELAEKVLTCWFEEHGKDCDIQSNAAICIELSSEEPGTSSLVSPQAVGSGPSISEDLVFRLLNLSLYKILENNLQEAQMAASKALKLAHGEWYEHCIREHAAIHALELEKSSSSTDAQTRATFSLIIGYLADHCNLPTRELLSRRFCQNIKKHRLRQLIDDTIGSVPADSSLINSVLEVCFGPSLLPKSISDVKYLVDFVETVMEALPANYRLGLAVGGFVAKHFTGYGAASTGTRFWASSVLINAIFRAVPVAPESVWLEGAGLLEKLHATEILKRFYQQAASVYPFSFKLWHAHLNYCKASGSNTESILESARQRGIELNLTPT; encoded by the exons ATGACGGGCTCGAAACCCGCGCCCGCCGCCTCGCAGAACCCTAGCGCGGTCCCGcatcgtcgtcctcctcctcctcctcctcctcctcctccgccgccggtGACAGCGGTTGCGAGGGTGCGCGAAGAAGGCGAGCTCTCCTCCGGCGCCGACGACGACGAG ACTCTGCAAACTCAGCTAGGTGCCGCATccattcttgggaagtttgtggagGCTGGATCTCAAGTGCCATCGGCAAGTCTCCTCGGTAAAG GCAGTAACACCTTGATTGTCTCAAATGCTCTGAATCATAAAGCGTCTGCTCCAAGTTACAAGAAGATCATGAGGGTGAATCAGGGGCAATTCAAACCTGGCACTAACCGGAATCTTTCATGGCAGAAGCCTGTGTCAAGTGATAACCTTCTGATAACTTTCTCAGATGATGATAGTGGGGCAGACTCTGGGAAGACAGGGCGAGATAAAGTTAGGAAGGCTAGCTCTCAAGGTACACAGAGAACAGGGAACAGTATGCAAACTAGGATCATGAGAGAGGAAGTATCTCAGCAGAAAAACCTTGGTTCAAAAGTAGGTCCTGCACACTTGCCTGCTTTTCCATTCACACATAGAAATGTTGGGGCCGGCAGGGCATCAGGTAATACCTTTTTCAGGAAAGAGCTGCCTGTCCGCCAAGTTAATCCTCTAAAGTCTAAACAGAAAGTTCAAAATGGGGTAGGAGTACATTCTGAAGATCATAGGTTAGAAATCTTGCGCCATAAGATAGCTGCTAAAGAAAATGAACTAAAAGGTCAAAAAAGACCTTTGTCCGCTGTTGCTACAAAGAATGCAGATTTTTCTTCCAATCAGCCAAGGCTGCCATCTGAAAAGATAAGGCTTGAAGCTTCCAGCATTGGTGAATATTCACGCTTTAATAGTCTGTCTGAACATAGTGGAGGACCAAATAAAAGGTTGAAGCTCAATCAGCAGTACAACCAATTTTGTAGTGACCTGACACCATTGGCACCTATTGGTTCTATATCAGGAAAAACCAATGTGCAATCTTCAGAAGTGACAAATCGGTCTGAAAATGGAATTACTATGAACCTTAATGTTAATGAAACAGATACAACAGACACAACAGAACTTGCAGATCAAATACAACAAGGTGGGGCAACTAAGAGCCTACGTCACCACAAAGATTCAGGAGGTGCTGAGAACCATGTTATGCTTGAGTCACATGATGGGCTTGCAGCACAACCACCATTTACTGACACACAAACTATACCAGAAGATACAAGTGCGTTGGCCCCTGTGACGTCAGCCCAAGCTAGGCAACAGGTACTGGCTGTTGGTACTTCACCTGTGTTAGACGGAACACCACAATTGCAACCTGGAAAGGAG AATGACGAATGTTTGAACAGCAGTGGCCAGATAGGCGTAGAGACACAGAACACAATATTGTTCTCTCTACTTGAGATGGAAGAATTACAAGACAAGGAATTGGAGGATGCTCAGGAGCATAGACAAAAATGTGAAGCTGAAGAAAGAGAAGCTCTTAGAGCTTATCGCAAAGCACAAAGAGCTTTACTTGAGGCAAATGAAAGATGTGCAATTCTTCGTAGAAAAAGGGAGATTTGCTCTTCACAAGTCCATGGTTTAATTGCAGAGAATTCTTCTTTGGTGCAGTCTTTGAGTATTCGGAATCCTGAAGATGGCCTTGCAATGCCATCACTGCTCAATTCTCAGATTCATGCAGTTAGTCAGATTCCTGAAAATCAGGGTGGTagacacaggctgtgtcctgaagAACCTTCTCAGCAGCAAATTGATAAGCATGAAGATGAAGCACGTCCACACTATTGTGATAAGCTTGCTGCCAGCACAGCTGATCCCAGCTCTGTGAGTGCTGTCAATGCTGACAGCATCCTTTCAGATTATATGGAGGATGATCTTCTGTTCCCGACTAGACAGGCAAGATCAGAATGTGCTCTGGATGTTGAGAATCAAATGGAAGAAACTATACATGTATATGCAGAGGAAAACAGACAAGTTTCTGGTGACGGTGGTGAGGATTATGAACTTTTAGAAGCTTCTTTGAGGTCTAGATTGGTGGAAAGGTTTGGGAAGAAATCATGTTTGAATGGCACCATTGATGAAGGTACTGAAGGACTTGCTGTTGGGAAAGTAGCTGCAGAACATGGCAAGCAGTCTGCATATGTTGGACATCAGTTACAGGAAGCAGAGCAGAATATTATGACAACTACTCTTGAAG GTACAATGGAGCTGGAAAATGATGGTGCTGAAAAAACTGTTGGCCTCTCTAATTCTTGTAGTGGTCCTTCAATGGGCAACTGTGATCCTGAGGACAACATTTCCTCTCTCAAAGAGTTATGCATGCCATTGGTTATGGACAGTCTTATTTTTCCTTCTTCAGCTCCACTAAATGCTGCTAGACAAATCAAGCGGGCATTTCCTGGGATTTGCAAGGAGCTTTCAGATTACAAAAATGACCATCTGACCAGTGATGCAGTGTCTGAAGTTACAGGAAGTGTACAAGATATGATACACGACCTTGTTGGAGAAAATATGAAGATGCTCCCAACTACCCAAAATGATAATAATATGGTGCACAGTGTGATTGATCCCTTCTGGCCCTTTTGCATGTTTGAGCTTCGAGGAAAATGCAATGACGAAGAGTGCCAGTGGCAGCATTTTGAGCATCATGATTGGAGAAAGCTAGAGCTTACAAAACACTCTATGATCTCTGTTTCAG GCCAGATCCCTTATGGTTTGTCTCAGTATATTCTTCCAGTGCCAGTGTATCGTGTTGGTTCAAATCTTATTAAAGCTGATCTGAACTTGACACAGTCAGTGTTGGCTAGCAGTTTATGGCAATATTGGCAAAGGGGGTTTTGTGCTTCTTTTCCTTTACCTTTATCTGTTCAAAGAGTTCTTCCATCAGAtgcaccattctttcaggctggTGATGGCCGGATTGCTGATTTTGATAGGAACAGACAACTACTAAAATTTCGAATGCTGGATAGCAGGAAG AATAAGATTGTACAGGGTTCTGTTGATATTGAATTCTTCTTGGAGGCAGCCCTTGATTTATATTGTGGAAAAGTAAACAAGCCTGACAGAATCAAG GCTCTTTCATTTCTGGCGCGGTCCATTGAGGCTGATCCAAGTACAGTTATCCTGTGGGTGTTTTATCTCCATATTTACTAtcaaaaggatgaaggacttggaAAAGATGACATGTTTTCTGATGCG GTGCAACACAATGTTTATTCTTATGAATTATGGCTTATGTATATAAATAGTAGGTTACGCGTTGATGATCGATTGGATGCTTATAACGATGCTTTGAGCATGCTCTGCCAAATGACAGCTGAGACTGACAAGGATCTACAAGAAAGAAGTGCTTTCATACTAGACATTTTCTTACAGATGATTTACTTCCTGTGCATGTCTGGAAATATAGACAAGGCAGTTTCTAGGATTATTGGAATTCTTCCAACTGCAATGCCTGATAATTCTGGTGACAAGTTGCTTGCTGATGTCATTTCTTGCTTGACCATGTCCGACAGATGCATATTTTGGATTTCGTGCCTATATGTCTTAATTTACAGGAACCTTCCAGAGGAAATTATTGATCAGCTGGAGTTTCAGAAAGCTTTACCTCGTGCTTTAATATGGCCTTCTATTGATCCCAGTGTAGACAACAGAGATAAGATTACAGATCTTCTAAATTTTGCTGCTtgtaagatggctgaagatattagtgAGTGTGTTAAAAACGGGGATCCATCTTACCTGATGTTATCACAATTCCTCGCTGTTAACCACATTAGTTGTCTAGCGGCCATTGGAGGCTTAAAATCTTCTGTTGATATGCTGGTGACCTACATGAAGGAGTACCCAATGTGTCCTCAGATTCTTCTGATCTCAGCTCGGTTAGACAGAAAGCATGGTACATGTCCAGGTCTGAAAAGCTTTGATGAGTTGATCTTGAATTGGCCTAAAGAGGCACAAGGAATTCAATATATGTGGAATCAATATGTTGAACATGCTCTGGCCACTGATGCCGAGTTAGCTGAGAAGGTACTGACTTGCTGGTTTGAAGAACATGGAAAGGACTGTGATATCCAAAGCAATGCTGCTATTTGTATAGAACTGAGCAGTGAAGAACCTGGAACATCATCACTTGTTTCACCTCAGGCAGTTGGTTCTGGTCCATCTATATCAGAAGATCTCGTCTTTCGGTTACTAAACCTCTCACTGTATAAGATACTGGAGAACAACCTACAGGAAGCACAAATGGCTGCGAGTAAAGCATTGAAATTGGCTCATGGGGAGTGGTACGAGCACTGTATAAGAGAACATGCTGCAATTCATGCACTGGAGCTGGAGAAATCATCATCTTCGACAGATGCTCAAACTCGGGCTACATTCAGTTTAATCATTGGCTACCTTGCTGATCATTGCAACTTGCCCACGAGGGAGCTGCTGTCACGAAGGTTTTGCCAGAATATTAAGAAGCATAGGCTTAGGCAGCTTATAGATGATACTATTGGTTCTGTTCCTGCAGATTCTTCTCTGATAAACTCTGTCCTTGAAGTGTGCTTTGGCCCATCCCTCCTTCCAAAAAGCATTAGCGATGTGAAGTACCTGGTTGATTTTGTTGAAACAGTCATGGAGGCTCTTCCTGCAAACTATCGCCTGGGCTTGGCTGTTGGTGGATTCGTAGCTAAGCACTTCACAGGTTATGGCGCAGCCTCCACTGGGACCAGGTTCTGGGCAAGCTCTGTTCTGATCAATGCCATCTTTCGAGCTGTACCTGTCGCACCGGAATCAGTATGGCTAGAAGGTGCAGGCCTCCTGGAGAAACTGCATGCCACAGAGATTTTGAAGAGGTTCTATCAGCAGGCGGCATCGGTCTATCCCTTCTCCTTCAAGCTGTGGCACGCCCATCTGAATTACTGCAAAGCCAGTGGGAGCAACACTGAGAGCATCCTGGAGAGTGCGAGGCAGCGTGGCATCGAGCTGAATCTGACACCAACATAG
- the LOC100502213 gene encoding uncharacterized protein isoform X2 — translation MTGSKPAPAASQNPSAVPHRRPPPPPPPPPPPPVTAVARVREEGELSSGADDDETLQTQLGAASILGKFVEAGSQVPSASLLGKGSNTLIVSNALNHKASAPSYKKIMRVNQGQFKPGTNRNLSWQKPVSSDNLLITFSDDDSGADSGKTGRDKVRKASSQGTQRTGNSMQTRIMREEVSQQKNLGSKVGPAHLPAFPFTHRNVGAGRASGNTFFRKELPVRQVNPLKSKQKVQNGVGVHSEDHRLEILRHKIAAKENELKGQKRPLSAVATKNADFSSNQPRLPSEKIRLEASSIGEYSRFNSLSEHSGGPNKRLKLNQQYNQFCSDLTPLAPIGSISGKTNVQSSEVTNRSENGITMNLNVNETDTTDTTELADQIQQGGATKSLRHHKDSGGAENHVMLESHDGLAAQPPFTDTQTIPEDTSALAPVTSAQARQQVLAVGTSPVLDGTPQLQPGKENDECLNSSGQIGVETQNTILFSLLEMEELQDKELEDAQEHRQKCEAEEREALRAYRKAQRALLEANERCAILRRKREICSSQVHGLIAENSSLVQSLSIRNPEDGLAMPSLLNSQIHAVSQIPENQGGRHRLCPEEPSQQQIDKHEDEARPHYCDKLAASTADPSSVSAVNADSILSDYMEDDLLFPTRQARSECALDVENQMEETIHVYAEENRQVSGDGGEDYELLEASLRSRLVERFGKKSCLNGTIDEGTEGLAVGKVAAEHGKQSAYVGHQLQEAEQNIMTTTLEGTMELENDGAEKTVGLSNSCSGPSMGNCDPEDNISSLKELCMPLVMDSLIFPSSAPLNAARQIKRAFPGICKELSDYKNDHLTSDAVSEVTGSVQDMIHDLVGENMKMLPTTQNDNNMVHSVIDPFWPFCMFELRGKCNDEECQWQHFEHHDWRKLELTKHSMISVSGQIPYGLSQYILPVPVYRVGSNLIKADLNLTQSVLASSLWQYWQRGFCASFPLPLSVQRVLPSDAPFFQAGDGRIADFDRNRQLLKFRMLDSRKGSVDIEFFLEAALDLYCGKVNKPDRIKALSFLARSIEADPSTVILWVFYLHIYYQKDEGLGKDDMFSDAVQHNVYSYELWLMYINSRLRVDDRLDAYNDALSMLCQMTAETDKDLQERSAFILDIFLQMIYFLCMSGNIDKAVSRIIGILPTAMPDNSGDKLLADVISCLTMSDRCIFWISCLYVLIYRNLPEEIIDQLEFQKALPRALIWPSIDPSVDNRDKITDLLNFAACKMAEDISECVKNGDPSYLMLSQFLAVNHISCLAAIGGLKSSVDMLVTYMKEYPMCPQILLISARLDRKHGTCPGLKSFDELILNWPKEAQGIQYMWNQYVEHALATDAELAEKVLTCWFEEHGKDCDIQSNAAICIELSSEEPGTSSLVSPQAVGSGPSISEDLVFRLLNLSLYKILENNLQEAQMAASKALKLAHGEWYEHCIREHAAIHALELEKSSSSTDAQTRATFSLIIGYLADHCNLPTRELLSRRFCQNIKKHRLRQLIDDTIGSVPADSSLINSVLEVCFGPSLLPKSISDVKYLVDFVETVMEALPANYRLGLAVGGFVAKHFTGYGAASTGTRFWASSVLINAIFRAVPVAPESVWLEGAGLLEKLHATEILKRFYQQAASVYPFSFKLWHAHLNYCKASGSNTESILESARQRGIELNLTPT, via the exons ATGACGGGCTCGAAACCCGCGCCCGCCGCCTCGCAGAACCCTAGCGCGGTCCCGcatcgtcgtcctcctcctcctcctcctcctcctcctccgccgccggtGACAGCGGTTGCGAGGGTGCGCGAAGAAGGCGAGCTCTCCTCCGGCGCCGACGACGACGAG ACTCTGCAAACTCAGCTAGGTGCCGCATccattcttgggaagtttgtggagGCTGGATCTCAAGTGCCATCGGCAAGTCTCCTCGGTAAAG GCAGTAACACCTTGATTGTCTCAAATGCTCTGAATCATAAAGCGTCTGCTCCAAGTTACAAGAAGATCATGAGGGTGAATCAGGGGCAATTCAAACCTGGCACTAACCGGAATCTTTCATGGCAGAAGCCTGTGTCAAGTGATAACCTTCTGATAACTTTCTCAGATGATGATAGTGGGGCAGACTCTGGGAAGACAGGGCGAGATAAAGTTAGGAAGGCTAGCTCTCAAGGTACACAGAGAACAGGGAACAGTATGCAAACTAGGATCATGAGAGAGGAAGTATCTCAGCAGAAAAACCTTGGTTCAAAAGTAGGTCCTGCACACTTGCCTGCTTTTCCATTCACACATAGAAATGTTGGGGCCGGCAGGGCATCAGGTAATACCTTTTTCAGGAAAGAGCTGCCTGTCCGCCAAGTTAATCCTCTAAAGTCTAAACAGAAAGTTCAAAATGGGGTAGGAGTACATTCTGAAGATCATAGGTTAGAAATCTTGCGCCATAAGATAGCTGCTAAAGAAAATGAACTAAAAGGTCAAAAAAGACCTTTGTCCGCTGTTGCTACAAAGAATGCAGATTTTTCTTCCAATCAGCCAAGGCTGCCATCTGAAAAGATAAGGCTTGAAGCTTCCAGCATTGGTGAATATTCACGCTTTAATAGTCTGTCTGAACATAGTGGAGGACCAAATAAAAGGTTGAAGCTCAATCAGCAGTACAACCAATTTTGTAGTGACCTGACACCATTGGCACCTATTGGTTCTATATCAGGAAAAACCAATGTGCAATCTTCAGAAGTGACAAATCGGTCTGAAAATGGAATTACTATGAACCTTAATGTTAATGAAACAGATACAACAGACACAACAGAACTTGCAGATCAAATACAACAAGGTGGGGCAACTAAGAGCCTACGTCACCACAAAGATTCAGGAGGTGCTGAGAACCATGTTATGCTTGAGTCACATGATGGGCTTGCAGCACAACCACCATTTACTGACACACAAACTATACCAGAAGATACAAGTGCGTTGGCCCCTGTGACGTCAGCCCAAGCTAGGCAACAGGTACTGGCTGTTGGTACTTCACCTGTGTTAGACGGAACACCACAATTGCAACCTGGAAAGGAG AATGACGAATGTTTGAACAGCAGTGGCCAGATAGGCGTAGAGACACAGAACACAATATTGTTCTCTCTACTTGAGATGGAAGAATTACAAGACAAGGAATTGGAGGATGCTCAGGAGCATAGACAAAAATGTGAAGCTGAAGAAAGAGAAGCTCTTAGAGCTTATCGCAAAGCACAAAGAGCTTTACTTGAGGCAAATGAAAGATGTGCAATTCTTCGTAGAAAAAGGGAGATTTGCTCTTCACAAGTCCATGGTTTAATTGCAGAGAATTCTTCTTTGGTGCAGTCTTTGAGTATTCGGAATCCTGAAGATGGCCTTGCAATGCCATCACTGCTCAATTCTCAGATTCATGCAGTTAGTCAGATTCCTGAAAATCAGGGTGGTagacacaggctgtgtcctgaagAACCTTCTCAGCAGCAAATTGATAAGCATGAAGATGAAGCACGTCCACACTATTGTGATAAGCTTGCTGCCAGCACAGCTGATCCCAGCTCTGTGAGTGCTGTCAATGCTGACAGCATCCTTTCAGATTATATGGAGGATGATCTTCTGTTCCCGACTAGACAGGCAAGATCAGAATGTGCTCTGGATGTTGAGAATCAAATGGAAGAAACTATACATGTATATGCAGAGGAAAACAGACAAGTTTCTGGTGACGGTGGTGAGGATTATGAACTTTTAGAAGCTTCTTTGAGGTCTAGATTGGTGGAAAGGTTTGGGAAGAAATCATGTTTGAATGGCACCATTGATGAAGGTACTGAAGGACTTGCTGTTGGGAAAGTAGCTGCAGAACATGGCAAGCAGTCTGCATATGTTGGACATCAGTTACAGGAAGCAGAGCAGAATATTATGACAACTACTCTTGAAG GTACAATGGAGCTGGAAAATGATGGTGCTGAAAAAACTGTTGGCCTCTCTAATTCTTGTAGTGGTCCTTCAATGGGCAACTGTGATCCTGAGGACAACATTTCCTCTCTCAAAGAGTTATGCATGCCATTGGTTATGGACAGTCTTATTTTTCCTTCTTCAGCTCCACTAAATGCTGCTAGACAAATCAAGCGGGCATTTCCTGGGATTTGCAAGGAGCTTTCAGATTACAAAAATGACCATCTGACCAGTGATGCAGTGTCTGAAGTTACAGGAAGTGTACAAGATATGATACACGACCTTGTTGGAGAAAATATGAAGATGCTCCCAACTACCCAAAATGATAATAATATGGTGCACAGTGTGATTGATCCCTTCTGGCCCTTTTGCATGTTTGAGCTTCGAGGAAAATGCAATGACGAAGAGTGCCAGTGGCAGCATTTTGAGCATCATGATTGGAGAAAGCTAGAGCTTACAAAACACTCTATGATCTCTGTTTCAG GCCAGATCCCTTATGGTTTGTCTCAGTATATTCTTCCAGTGCCAGTGTATCGTGTTGGTTCAAATCTTATTAAAGCTGATCTGAACTTGACACAGTCAGTGTTGGCTAGCAGTTTATGGCAATATTGGCAAAGGGGGTTTTGTGCTTCTTTTCCTTTACCTTTATCTGTTCAAAGAGTTCTTCCATCAGAtgcaccattctttcaggctggTGATGGCCGGATTGCTGATTTTGATAGGAACAGACAACTACTAAAATTTCGAATGCTGGATAGCAGGAAG GGTTCTGTTGATATTGAATTCTTCTTGGAGGCAGCCCTTGATTTATATTGTGGAAAAGTAAACAAGCCTGACAGAATCAAG GCTCTTTCATTTCTGGCGCGGTCCATTGAGGCTGATCCAAGTACAGTTATCCTGTGGGTGTTTTATCTCCATATTTACTAtcaaaaggatgaaggacttggaAAAGATGACATGTTTTCTGATGCG GTGCAACACAATGTTTATTCTTATGAATTATGGCTTATGTATATAAATAGTAGGTTACGCGTTGATGATCGATTGGATGCTTATAACGATGCTTTGAGCATGCTCTGCCAAATGACAGCTGAGACTGACAAGGATCTACAAGAAAGAAGTGCTTTCATACTAGACATTTTCTTACAGATGATTTACTTCCTGTGCATGTCTGGAAATATAGACAAGGCAGTTTCTAGGATTATTGGAATTCTTCCAACTGCAATGCCTGATAATTCTGGTGACAAGTTGCTTGCTGATGTCATTTCTTGCTTGACCATGTCCGACAGATGCATATTTTGGATTTCGTGCCTATATGTCTTAATTTACAGGAACCTTCCAGAGGAAATTATTGATCAGCTGGAGTTTCAGAAAGCTTTACCTCGTGCTTTAATATGGCCTTCTATTGATCCCAGTGTAGACAACAGAGATAAGATTACAGATCTTCTAAATTTTGCTGCTtgtaagatggctgaagatattagtgAGTGTGTTAAAAACGGGGATCCATCTTACCTGATGTTATCACAATTCCTCGCTGTTAACCACATTAGTTGTCTAGCGGCCATTGGAGGCTTAAAATCTTCTGTTGATATGCTGGTGACCTACATGAAGGAGTACCCAATGTGTCCTCAGATTCTTCTGATCTCAGCTCGGTTAGACAGAAAGCATGGTACATGTCCAGGTCTGAAAAGCTTTGATGAGTTGATCTTGAATTGGCCTAAAGAGGCACAAGGAATTCAATATATGTGGAATCAATATGTTGAACATGCTCTGGCCACTGATGCCGAGTTAGCTGAGAAGGTACTGACTTGCTGGTTTGAAGAACATGGAAAGGACTGTGATATCCAAAGCAATGCTGCTATTTGTATAGAACTGAGCAGTGAAGAACCTGGAACATCATCACTTGTTTCACCTCAGGCAGTTGGTTCTGGTCCATCTATATCAGAAGATCTCGTCTTTCGGTTACTAAACCTCTCACTGTATAAGATACTGGAGAACAACCTACAGGAAGCACAAATGGCTGCGAGTAAAGCATTGAAATTGGCTCATGGGGAGTGGTACGAGCACTGTATAAGAGAACATGCTGCAATTCATGCACTGGAGCTGGAGAAATCATCATCTTCGACAGATGCTCAAACTCGGGCTACATTCAGTTTAATCATTGGCTACCTTGCTGATCATTGCAACTTGCCCACGAGGGAGCTGCTGTCACGAAGGTTTTGCCAGAATATTAAGAAGCATAGGCTTAGGCAGCTTATAGATGATACTATTGGTTCTGTTCCTGCAGATTCTTCTCTGATAAACTCTGTCCTTGAAGTGTGCTTTGGCCCATCCCTCCTTCCAAAAAGCATTAGCGATGTGAAGTACCTGGTTGATTTTGTTGAAACAGTCATGGAGGCTCTTCCTGCAAACTATCGCCTGGGCTTGGCTGTTGGTGGATTCGTAGCTAAGCACTTCACAGGTTATGGCGCAGCCTCCACTGGGACCAGGTTCTGGGCAAGCTCTGTTCTGATCAATGCCATCTTTCGAGCTGTACCTGTCGCACCGGAATCAGTATGGCTAGAAGGTGCAGGCCTCCTGGAGAAACTGCATGCCACAGAGATTTTGAAGAGGTTCTATCAGCAGGCGGCATCGGTCTATCCCTTCTCCTTCAAGCTGTGGCACGCCCATCTGAATTACTGCAAAGCCAGTGGGAGCAACACTGAGAGCATCCTGGAGAGTGCGAGGCAGCGTGGCATCGAGCTGAATCTGACACCAACATAG